gacagaaggaaaggatGACAAATGGCAGCCTGAGACTTTTGAAACTCAGATCAACTCAAGTCAAGTGGAAATAGGAGCAGAGAGGCTGCTTGGCTAGTGATGCTGGGAGCCAGACACACTCTTGGTCTTCTCCTAAAGCAGGCAGACATGTGTTGGGGCAGAGGGAGGCCAGCTGCAGCCCTATACTGCTGTATGCTACCTGCCTGATTTTCCTGCCTTTTGTCAAACAGGTGTTGCTCAGCTGAAACCATGAGGGTTCACAGCCTCAGTCTGCTCTCCGTCCTACTCCTGGCTGGTCAGGTGCTCTCAGAAAATGTCAAAAGTGGAGCAAAGAATGCACAGGGTAGCATTCCTGATGGAGATCCTTCAGTCCCTCAGGGCAGGCGCCAGAATAAGCAGAGAAGCAGGACATCCAAGTCCGTGACCAACGGCAAGTTTGTCACCAAAGACCAAGCCACCTGCAGGTGGGCTGTGACTGAGCAGGAGCTGGGCATCATGCTGAAGGTTGAGTGCACTGGCATGGACCAGGAGGTTTCTTGTGTCTTTGCTGGCGATCCAACTGGGTGCCTAAAGCACAACGAGGAGAGGGTCTACTGGAAACAAATTGCCCAGACCCTACGcaaacagaaaaacatctgtggaAACTCCAAGAGCATCCTGAAGACCAGAGTGTGCAAAAAGAAGTTTCCAGAATCTAATCTCAAGCTAGTAAATACCATTCTACACGGAGACCTAAAGCCCAGGAAGGAGGAAGTAGAGCTCTCCCAAAGAGAGTCAACCAAGGTCAAAGAGGACAAAGATCCTAAGTGTGCAGAGGACCCAGAAGTGGTAAACCAGAGGAAAACTGCCCTGGAGTTCTGTGGGGAGTCCTGGAGCTCCTTCTGCACATTCTTCCTCACCATGTTTCAAGCTGCATCATGTTAAAGGTGGTCACAGAACAGTCCCACTGAGAGATGTCATGTCACAGGCGCCTCTGCACACTACAAAGCTCTCCAAGTTCCCCAAAGACATACGAACTTTTGTGCTATGGGAGTacagttaaatatttaaattttataatttttgtttttatgtttagaaTTTGCTTTATATTCATGACTTTGGATGTGATTTTCAGAGGCTGTTTACCTCAGCATATGCTTCCACGGCCCACAAAGCTACATGCCTATGGGCGGTGCAGGTCTGTCTTCCAGTCGAACAAACCAGAGTGTGATTTCAGGGCAAGGCGTTTTCTGCCGAATTAGCAAGGAAAATAAAGGTCTGGGCTTTCTCAGAAATATATTCCATTGTTGCTCGCTTTCTCTACCCCTGCTTCCAAAAGAACTCACAGCTCGTTGTCAACAGGCCTCCATGTAGGAGGGGAGAAAATGTCCAAGGATGGCTTCTCGTTCTGCTCTTTCCAAGTCATCCCCTAGTGGGACCCACTCCAGGTTCCCTCCATAGTGTTACCCACTGTCAATACCTGACGCTTATTGAAATGTAACGATTAGGATCCCTGTTTTCGTGTAGGAATGGCCAAGCATGGCAGGACGTACTACTATGTGTTGAGGCTTCACAAATGGTAATAGAGGAGGCAGGATTGGCACTCAGGAGTTCTGGCAGTTGAGACCACTGGCTTGAGGATGCGAACCAGAGTTGTCCATAACTATCGACCATGCAGGACCCCTGCCCTTGCAGAGCTCATGTCTGGGTTGGGGGAGAAAGGCCTGGTTATTAAGCACAGAACCCTGTGATAGCAGCTGTAATGGAAGGAGTAGGAAGGCACATGGAAAACCAGAAAGAAGCAGTAGGAGCTGCTAGGAAATCTGGGGTTGAAATTCACAGAGGAGGTGAAACTAGAGCTGAATTCTGAAGAGAGAATCTTTAGGAATGAAAAGGAGCAAAGCAGAGGCATGTTGGCTGTGTGACAGCATGTATGACAGTGAAGACATGTGAAAGTTCCAGAAGCTGAGCGTGGTCAGGTGACTCGGATGGGGTGTGATACATGGGTAGAATTGCTGTTAGTCATTTACACGTTAGTAGGAAGAATATGAAGGTGTTTTGAGTCAAGATTGAGGAATAAGGATGAATTGCCCCCAATGCCTTGTTACAATTTCACCAAGAGGAGAAAGTGAAGAGCCAGTGCtggttaaaaacaacaaaaacaatgacaaaccCATTGTCCTTCAGCTTCCTTAGCATCTCTGATGGTGGTACAGAGAAATGGCAGTGGGGCACAAAGtgagccttttttatttttggtagtactggggtttgaactcagggtcttatgctttggcactctaacacttgagccacaccaccagctgcAAAGACAGCCTTTTACTCTCACCACCATCCGAGGATATACACTGAGGGATACAGGAGGTCAATCCACAGTGCGGCAGCCTCCCTGTGACTTTTGGAGGACACTATTAACACCATAAAACTAACAAGTG
This window of the Castor canadensis chromosome 9, mCasCan1.hap1v2, whole genome shotgun sequence genome carries:
- the Fgfbp1 gene encoding fibroblast growth factor-binding protein 1; the encoded protein is MRVHSLSLLSVLLLAGQVLSENVKSGAKNAQGSIPDGDPSVPQGRRQNKQRSRTSKSVTNGKFVTKDQATCRWAVTEQELGIMLKVECTGMDQEVSCVFAGDPTGCLKHNEERVYWKQIAQTLRKQKNICGNSKSILKTRVCKKKFPESNLKLVNTILHGDLKPRKEEVELSQRESTKVKEDKDPKCAEDPEVVNQRKTALEFCGESWSSFCTFFLTMFQAASC